From Theileria annulata chromosome 1, complete sequence, *** SEQUENCING IN PROGRESS ***, one genomic window encodes:
- a CDS encoding rna-binding protein, putative (Weak SMART hit (e=0.08) to MIF4G domain, found in eIF4G and other rna-binding proteins) → MSKGKGRESSRISNNIYSRLSDPNDDESRFKVKLGKSRKKLRKIQRKEAKRLKHQKKLEWIQRRKNANNITNNSNKNGSKAVNNDIKAQNNGLKSIYKSESTKGLKSEKRVNFEKEREMRPTPDDIEIEYLERQLLKNKANTQDKNDAGKKRGRRVDVLQELKSEFLRDGFDEDFLDFLSNITTIADEENILDNDKLYPENNTLVKLRDDSLDELEDEDDEGDEMEEDELDELEEEDEVEESDDKDEEEQEEELESEQEQEEEVFDPSNVIKKQIGMVNRLSEGNYTVILNQLCEMYSKIISKGSENQIINECFDNLCDVVITMIINEVNVVISLVATQSALICSLTNYFNSTIIKRFVCKLFKKLESNLELMLKSESKKKLTVDENKLVVRNIIIAICSIYYYEVIDIDVIFHLIKLLTRRHLNEDVLQLLLILLKYSGQSINKNSEILGYLNDLVEKYKKEHEDFSNRVKFIEEELKSNKKSKNVLEQFDHLKNMIKSKVNMDRVTINLESIMNYNNIPDDVNGVLEFETKIVEKKNSKKDELIKKATKIGLNKDIQKTIFISIMDAISPENALDNILKIKLKTQQVF, encoded by the exons ATGTCAAAAGGCAAGGGGAGGGAGTCCTCCAGaatatcaaataatatcTACAGCCGTTTATCGGACCCTAACGATGATGAATCTAGATTTAAAGTTAAGCTtg GTAAATCCAGGAAAAAGCTTCGTAAGATCCAGAGAAAGGAAGCAAAGAGATTGAAACACCAAAAAAAACTCGAGTGGATTCAAAGAAGGAAAAATGCCaataatataactaataactctaataaaaatggatCCAAGGCtgtaaataatgatattaaagCACAAAATAATGGGTTGAAATCCATATATAAGTCTGAATCAACAAAAGGATTGAAATCTGAAAAAAGGGTTAACTTTGAAAAAGAACGTGAAATGAGACCTACTCCTGACGATATTGAAATTGAGTATTTAGAACGACAActtctaaaaaataaggCGAACACCCAAGATAAGAATGATGCTGGCAAAAAACGGGGTCGTAGAGTGGACGTATTGCAGGAGTTGAAATCAGAATTCTTGAGGGACGGCTTTGATGAGGACTTTTTAGACTTTCTGTCCAATATCACAACTATCGCAGACGAGGAAAATATCTTAGATAATGATAAGTTATACCCTGAAAACAACACACTTGTAAAATTACGAGACGACAGCCTTGATGAACTTGAAGACGAGGATGATGAAGGTGATGAAATGGAAGAAGATGAATTGGATGAACTTGAAGAAGAGGACGAGGTGGAAGAATCTGATGATAAAGATGAGGAGGAGCAAGAAGAAGAGTTGGAATCTGAACAAGAACAGGAGGAAGAAGTATTTGATCCATCGAATGTTATAAAGAAACAAATAGGAATGGTGAACAGATTATCAGAAGGTAATTATACAGTAATCCTGAATCAACTGTGTGAAATGTATTCAAAGATAATTTCAAAG GGGTCTGAAAaccaaattataaatgaGTGTTTTGATAACCTTTGTGACGTTGTGATCACAATGATTATAAATGAAGTCAACGTGGTAATTTCACTTGTGGCAACTCAGTCAGCATTAATCTGCTCATTGACCAATTATTTCAACTCAACA ATTATAAAAAGATTTGTCTGCAAATTGTTCAAAAAGCTTGAAAGCAACTTGGAGCTGATGTTAAAGAGCGAATCGAAAAAGAAATTAACAGTAGATGAGAACAAACTAGTAGTCAGGAATATCATCATAGCCATCTGCTCAATTTACTACTATGAAGTGATTGATATCGATGTTATTTTCCACCTAATTAAGCTCTTGACAAGAAGACATTTAAATGAAGATGTTTTACAGCTATTACTGATACTACTCAAATACTCAG GACAAAGCATAAATAAGAACTCAGAGATACTTGGGTATTTGAACGACTTGGTGGAAAAGTATAAGAAGGAGCATGAAGATTTTTCAA ATAGAGTGAAGTTTATTGAGGAGGAGCTGAAAAGTAATAAAAAGTCGAAGAACGTCCTGGAACAATTTGACCATTTAAA AAACATGATAAAGAGTAAGGTGAATATGGACAGAGTGACAATCAACCTCGAGTCAATCATGAACTACAACAATATACCTGATGATGTTAATGGAGTACTGGAGTTTGAAACAAAGATTGTTGAGAAGAAGAATAGTAAAAAGGATGAATTGATTAAAAAAGCTACTAAAATCGGATTAAACAAAGATATACAGAAAACAATCTTCATCTCAATCATGGACGCGATAAGCCCTGAAAACGCACTTGACAATATACTCAAAATCAAACTTAAAACTCAAcaagtattttaa
- a CDS encoding ATP synthase beta chain, mitochondrial precursor, putative has product MGIRTGVPALFASISGFRVTPFCKSARRFQLNLNRLNFTTKSKLSSSFHNTNNLINRDNGSKFDNLLPVNVNSTITRRFNSSSQNVVKKSGNANTTPEVGKMRKGYISQVIGAVVDVRFDGPPPPILNALWVDNDGTRLSLEVAQHLGDGVARSIAMGATEGLMRGQEVLDTGSPITIPVGTATLGRIMNVTGDAIDGFGPIKSEHQLPIHRPAPTFEEQKSDEALLITGIKVVDLLAPYAKGGKIGLFGGAGVGKTVLIMELINNVANKHGGYSIFAGVGERTREGNELYHEMMSTGVIKRALKPNGKGDEADFTGSKASLVYGQMNEPPGARARVALTGLTVAEYFRDEQNQDVLLFIDNIFRFTQAGSEVSALLGRIPSAVGYQPTLATDLGSLQERITTTKKGSITSVQAIYVPADDITDPAPATTFTHLDATTVLSRQIAELGIYPAVDPLDSTSRMLSSHIVGERQYNVARAVQKILQDYKSLQDIIAILGMDELSEDDKFVVARARKVQRFLSQPFQVAEVFTGKPGRFVELPDTIEGAEQILNGSCDDLPEMAFYMVGDIKEAKEKAVEMLKTRS; this is encoded by the exons ATGGGTATTAGAACCGGAGTTCCAGCCCTTTTCGCCTCAATTTCAGGCTTCAGAGTTACACCCTTCTGTAAATCAGCCCGAAGATTTCAATTAAACTTAAATCGCCTTAATTTTACCACCAAATCCAAATTATCCTCGAGTTTCcataatactaataatttaataaaccGTGATAATGGAAGTAAATTCGACAATTTACTGCCAGTTAATGTAAACTCTACAATAACGAGAAGATTTAATAGTAGTTCGCAAAATGTAGTCAAAAAGTCAGGAAACGCAAATACAACACCCGAAGTTGGTAAAATGAGGAAAGGTTACATATCCCAGGTTATAGGCGCAGTTGTGGATGTTAGGTTCGATGGACCACCGCCACCAATACTGAACGCACTTTGGGTCGACAACGACGGAACTAGGCTCTCTCTGGAGGTTGCTCAGCACCTGGGGGACGGAGTTGCCAGGAGCATAGCTATGGGCGCAACTGAAGGCCTGATGAGGGGCCAAGAGGTCCTTGATACAGGCTCTCCAATTACCATTCCAGTTGGCACTGCAACTCTGGGCAGAATTATGAACGTCACAGGTGACGCAATTGACGGCTTCGGTCCAATTAAATCTGAGCACCAGTTGCCAATTCACAGGCCTGCGCCAACATTCGAGGAGCAGAAGAGTGACGAGGCGCTTTTGATTACCGGGATTAAGGTCGTGGACCTTTTAGCGCCCTACGCCAAGGGAGGTAAAATCGGCTTGTTTGGGGGTGCCGGAGTTGGTAAAACAGTCCTTATCATGGAGCTAATCAACAACGTCGCCAACAAACATGGAGGGTACTCAATATTCGCAGGCGTCGGCGAACGCACAAGGGAGGGTAACGAACTATACCATGAAATGATGTCTACTGGTGTTATTAAGCGTGCACTTAAACCAAatg GGAAAGGTGACGAAGCGGATTTTACCGGAAGTAAGGCGAGTCTAGTATATGGACAGATGAACGAACCGCCAGGCGCCAGAGCTAGAGTCGCATTAACCGGGTTGACAGTGGCGGAGTACTTCAGGGATGAACAGAACCAAGATGTGCTGCTGTTCATAGATAACATCTTCAGGTTCACGCAAGCAGGCAGTGAAGTCAGCGCGCTTCTTGGAAGAATTCCAAGTGCAGTGGGTTATCAGCCGACACTAGCCACAGACTTGGGGTCCTTGCAGGAGAGAATCACAACAACAAAAAAGGGCTCAATCACTTCAGTTCAAGCCATTTACGTGCCAGCCGACGATATCACAGACCCTGCTCCAGCCACCACATTCACCCACCTGGATGCGACAACTGTGCTCTCGAGACAAATTGCAGAGCTTGGAATTTACCCAGCAGTAGATCCACTGGACAGCACCAGCAGAATGCTCAGCTCCCACATTGTTGGAGAACGCCAATATAACGTTGCGAGGGCTGTTCAAAAGATACTTCAAGACTATAAATCATTGCAAGATATTATCGCCATCTTag GTATGGACGAGTTGAGTGAGGACGACAAGTTTGTGGTTGCACGTGCCAGGAAGGTCCAGAGGTTTTTGTCACAGCCGTTCCAGGTGGCTGAAGTGTTTACTGGGAAGCCTGGCAGGTTCGTGGAGTTGCCAGACACCATTGAGGGCGCAGAGCAGATCCTGAACGGAAGCTGCGATGACTTGCCGGAAATGGCCTTTTACATGGTTGGAGACATCAAGGAGGCCAAGGAGAAGGCAGTCGAGATGTTAAAAACTAGGTCCTAA
- a CDS encoding DNA polymerase i, putative: MEPTYYTNQNLNETTLRIPKKRLIGRSKVAFLFFLTRLILISSLLQFSESVKTDLSQGSFSISKRGRKTPRPEIPCNIFEKLNTIHKLNAVDKFSMISMKSLKQLSNLRNLIRFKYNKGSRNYKNRNFYKCLFVKNLNEPQIDGGNIIYGSQFYAYSPSSYENVPSYNGSYGLDESNTFVSNHYRNMGEDIVEYLNRKKIEYNESPVKYTLKFCPFCPPHRFKSDNLYKHEIFKNSGNSYCHRCGYKGSLFDFKAHMGDLPGAFDIASDPITNPFGAKKVQKDPDVTITDVNKFEDNLYNNPEYACVLEYLTKTRGLKTHVLKKYHVGAGTFKFKSVTGKLEPEKCVVFPWLSTPHKPYADMGDDVEIRDESEGFDYNREYTTDKLNVNRIKIRSIYDKSKIKILPRGGTWGMFGGHLIQEALEKDSIVLSEGELDAMSIFQETGRITISLPNGANSLPLALLPKLEKFNEIYLWMDFDAPGQSSISHFANKLGIQRVKIVHPLNTPSTTGTTTTGTTTTGAGTTTKGTKSTTTATPTSKSKMMKDANEVLLSGGVDMNNYFKNATVMTHSQILTFNDIKQLVYNELSDPVTTCGIKSITMPGLSNLLKGHRRGELTVWTGSTGSGKTTLLSQLSLDYCLQGVSTLWGSFEINNVRLAKTMLRQFSGRNLENSLNEFDYYANKFNELPLRFLKFHGSTNIDIVLDAMDYAVYVYDVQHIIIDNLQFMLSNYSGPSQNSSYGGYSSTKDVYELQNRTIEKFRRFVTNKNIHLSLVVHPRKEADGIQLGLSSVFGSVKSTQEADNVIILQNILNESRCIDVKKNRFAGLLGRVYFKFDPVSLTAQEFKVTEYLNEYTTNNFTKAKVKKDQTESPTVPSGAFPINGGSEVKSKVSLSNFKINLPQVNSTNLSTEPMNIPITTSTMMTEDYQSRAVPASTTTNYRERERNNLGLTGIDLLNLKPVSQYVNKIIQQNYSTTSNGNQESGDSSTKQDSTESSGVDLTKSNMTGTGDNSNSSGKGRKKSSKSDPVEEEYLSMRGLKISKSSTIKEMRDFVKKNGLGELVKTAGKGIKKEAIYENIRSTIPQSAVVNTKQTEKLDASGESETVETIKVEDEGSPKSEVHSFGVSTSKSLLKLERINVVPNNDIDEFKLKYLSKLPKSLYKGESQPPSQPEKVASNDQPPIPVDVYYSVNYDPLLIDGIIYVDSYEKLESLKPLFKDPKAVGVDIETTGLDHNTNQIRLVQLSVPNQPSVIIDLFKLNTNNPESDNVVPGRNELIKCEWLKNLFKSKDTVKVFHNGKFDINFLRVYGFEFEGPIFDTMVASKLLVASRYISCKLTHVSERYLNIVLDKTQQYSDWSTLQLFEEQLLYSARDSFVLLPLYVILEHLLKINNLADIASVENKCILATSDMELNGIKVDEDKLRILQDELKQEHQEISNDLYSQLNHSEINLNSQKQVLEKLQELKIMDRSKKKIISDTSESTLIRNMSNPIISSLREYRKANKALTAFTQKLPNHINPITKRIYPNYNQLGAESGRFSCDGPNLQQVPRDKKFRECFVAPKGSKFVIADFSQIELRIAAEIANDPKMIQAYQQNVDLHSLTASILKNKSINEVNKEERQLAKAVNFGLIFGMSINGLRMYAETGYNLKLTQTEAKEIYTSFFNNFKGILNWHNSVKNSRPTMVRTLGNRLSVFESFSFTRSLNYPVQGTSADITKETMARLVDSVKPLNAKIIICVHDEIILEVPEDNAEKALKMLIDTMVKSGEKYLKKVPVEAMGSIGDSWADKS, from the exons ATGGAACCGACCTATTATACTAACCAGAACCTTAATGAAACCACTTTAAGAATACCCAAGAAAag GTTGATAGGAAGGTCTAAGGTGGCGTTTTTGTTCTTTTTGACGAGGTTAATTCTAATAAGTAGTTTGCTGCAGTTTTCCGAGTCCGTTAAAACTGATTTAAGCCAGGGGAGTTTTAGTATTTCCAAAAGGGGAAGGAAAACACCCCGACCCGAAATACCCTGTAACATATTCGAAAAACTTAATACtattcataaattaaacGCAGTTGATAAGTTCAGCATGATTAGTATGAAAAGTTTAAAACAATTGTCTAACCTTAGGAATTTAATAAggtttaaatataataaaggaagtagaaattataaaaatcGCAATTTTTACAAGTGTCTGtttgttaaaaatttgaatgaaCCACAAATAGATGGCggaaatataatttatggAAGTCAATTTTACGCATATTCACCATCGAGTTACGAAAATGTGCCTTCATATAATGGCTCATACGGTCTGGATGAGTCGAACACGTTTGTGTCTAACCATTACAGAAACATGGGAGAAGATATAGTTGAGTACCTGAACAGGAAGAAAATCGAATACAACGAATCGCCAGTAAAGTACACACTGAAGTTCTGCCCATTCTGCCCACCTCATAGATTCAAATCAGATAACCTATATAAACAcgaaatttttaaaaattcag GAAACTCATACTGTCATCGCTGTGGATACAAGGGAAGTCTGTTTGATTTCAAGGCACACATGGGAGATTTGCCAGGAGCATTTGACATAGCATCTGACCCTATTACTAACCCTTTCGGAGCAAAGAAAGTCCAAAAGGACCCTGATGTGACGATCACGGATGTGAACAAGTTTGAAGATAATTTGTACAATAACCCAGAATACGCCTGTGTGTTAGAATATCTGACAAAGACCAGAGGACTAAAGACACATGTGCTAAAGAAATACCACGTAGGAGCCGGCACTTTCAAGTTCAAGTCCGTAACGGGAAAGCTAGAGCCAGAGAAGTGCGTAGTATTTCCTTGGCTATCGACACCACATAAACCGTACGCTGATATGGGTGATGATGTTGAGATACGAGATGAATCAGAGGGGTTTGACTATAATAGAGAGTATACAACCGATAAGCTAAACGTAAATAGAATAAAGATAAGGAGTATATACGACAAGTCGAAGATAAAGATATTACCAAGAGGAGGCACATGGGGGATGTTTGGAGGCCACTTGATCCAGGAGGCCCTGGAAAAGGACTCAATAGTGTTATCTGAAGGTGAACTTGACGCGATGAGTATATTCCAGGAGACGGGAAGAATCACAATCTCACTTCCAAATGGAGCAAACTCACTCCCGCTGGCATTATTACCAAAGCTCGAAAAGTTTAACGAAATTTATCTATGGATGGATTTCGATGCCCCAGGACAGTCTAGCATCTCACATTTCGCAAATAAGTTAGGAATACAAAGAGTCAAAATAGTACATCCACTGAATACGCCAAGTACAACTGGTACAACTACTACAGGCACTACCACAACAGGTGCTGGAACCACAACCAAAGGAACTAAATCTACAACTACGGCAACACCAACGAGTAAAAGTAAGATGATGAAAGATGCCAACGAAGTGCTATTGAGTGGAGGAGTGGACATGAATAATTACTTCAAAAATGCAACGGTGATGACACACTCGCAAATTCTGACCTTTAATGACATAAAACAGCTGGTCTATAACGAGCTGAGTGATCCTGTAACAACATGCGGTATCAAGAGCATAACGATGCCAGGGTTGTCAAACCTGCTCAAAGGACATAGAAGAGGAGAATTGACTGTTTGGACAGGATCAACAGGATCAGGAAAAACAACACTACTATCCCAACTATCATTGGATTATTGTTTACAGGGAGTTTCAACACTCTGGGGATcatttgaaataaataatgttagATTGGCTAAAACAATGCTGAGACAGTTTTCAG GGAGAAATTTGGAGAATAGCTTGAATGAGTTTGATTATTACGCTAATAAGTTTAACGAGCTGCCACTAAGGTTTCTGAAGTTTCACGGGAGTACAAATATAGATATCGTGCTGGACGCAATGGATTACGCAGTCTACGTGTACGACGTGCAgcatataataattgataacCTGCAGTTCATGTTGTCGAATTACTCAGGACCCTCACAAAACTCATCATACGGGGGATACAGTAGCACCAAGGATGTATACGAGTTACAGAACAGAACAATAGAGAAGTTTAGAAGGTTTGTAACCAACAAGAATATTCACCTGTCACTGGTAGTACACCCGAGGAAAGAGGCAGATGGGATTCAGTTGGGACTTTCGAGCGTTTTCGGCTCAGTAAAGAGTACACAGGAGGCAGACAATGTTATAATTCTGcaaaatatactaaatGAGTCCAGATGTATCGATGTTAAGAAGAACAGATTCGCAGGTTTATTGGGAAGAGTGTACTTTAAGTTCGACCCGGTATCTTTAACGGCACAGGAGTTTAAGGTGACCGAGTATTTAAATGAGTATACCACGAATAATTTCACAAAGGCAAAGGTTAAAAAGGATCAAACTGAGTCTCCAACAGTCCCTTCAGGAGCCTTTCCAATAAACGGAGGATCTGAAGTAAAATCAAAGGTTTCattaagtaattttaagatTAATTTACCCCAAGTTAACtcaacaaatttatcaactGAGCCAATGAACATTCCGATTACAACTAGTACTATGATGACTGAAGATTACCAGTCCCGAGCAGTCCCTGCATCTACAACCACAAACTATAGGGAAAGGGAACGAAATAATCTAGGATTAACAGGAATTGATTTACTAAACCTAAAACCAGTCTCACAGTATGTCAATAAGATTATAcaacaaaattattcaacAACCTCAAATGGTAACCAGGAAAGTGGAGATAGTTCAACTAAACAAGATAGCACAGAATCAAGCGGTGTTGATTTAACTAAATCAAATATGACTGGAACAGGAGataatagtaatagtagTGGGAAAGGAAGAAAAAAGAGTAGTAAAAGCGATCCGGTTGAAGAAGAATATTTGAGCATGAGAGGTTTGAAGATAAGCAAGAGCAGTACCATAAAGGAGATGAGAGACTTTGTGAAGAAGAATGGCTTGGGAGAGTTGGTTAAGACAGCAGGGAAAGGAATTAAGAAGGAAGCaatatatgaaaatatCAGGTCAACCATACCACAATCAGCAGTAGTAAATACTAAACAAACAGAAAAACTAGATGCATCTGGTGAATCAGAAACTGTAGAAACTATTAAAGTTGAGGATGAGGGTAGCCCAAAGTCAGAAGTTCACTCGTTTGGAGTTAGTACGAGTAAGTCACTTCTGAAGTTGGAACGTATCAATGTAGTTCCTAACAACGATATTGATGAATTCAAGCTTAAATATCTGAGTAAGTTACCCAAGTCACTCTACAAAGGTGAATCACAACCTCCAAGTCAACCAGAAAAGGTTGCAAGTAATGATCAACCACCAATCCCAGTTGACGTGTATTATAGCGTAAATTATGACCCGTTGTTGATTGACGGGATAATATATGTAGATAGTTATGAGAAGCTGGAGTCATTAAAACCTCTTTTTAAGGACCCGAAAGCAGTGGGGGTTGACATTGAAACTACAGGCCTGGATCATAACACAAACCAAATTAGATTAGTTCAGTTATCAGTACCGAACCAACCTTCCGTAATCATAGACCTCTTTAAACTCAATACTAATAATCCAGAATCAGATAATGTGGTACCTGGTAGAAACGAGTTGATAAAATGTGAATGGCTGAAGAACTTGTTCAAGAGTAAAGATACAGTAAAGGTGTTCCATAACGGTAAGTTTGACATCAATTTCCTAAGAGTGTATGGTTTCGAGTTCGAAGGACCAATATTTGACACAATGGTGGCAAGTAAACTTTTAGTTGCAAGCAGATATATAAGCTGTAAGCTTACGCATGTCTCTGAACGCTACCTCAACATTGTGCTTGACAAGACACAGCAATACTCAGACTGGTCAACACTACAACTCTTTGAGGAGCAGCTTTTATATTCTGCTAGAGATTCTTTTGTACTGCTCCCGCTATACGTTATCCTGGAACATTTGcttaaaatcaataacCTCGCAGACATAGCGAGTGTGGAAAACAAGTGTATCCTGGCAACTTCCGATATGGAGCTTAACGGAATCAAAGTCGATGAAGATAAACTAAGAATTCTACAAGATGAACTCAAACAGGAGCATCAAGAAATTTCAAATGATCTATACTCACAACTTAACCATA GTGAAATAAACTTGAATTCACAAAAGCAAGTGTTGGAAAAGTTACAGGAGCTGAAGATAATGGACAGGTCAAAGAAAAAGATCATAAGCGATACCAGTGAATCGACACTAATAAGGAACATGTCAAACCCGATCATATCATCATTGAGAGAATACAGAAAAGCCAATAAAGCCCTAACAGCTTTTACGCAGAAATTGCCAAACCACATTAATCCAATCACga AGAGAATCTACCCGAACTATAACCAGCTGGGAGCAGAAAGTGGAAGGTTCAGTTGTGATGGGCCTAACTTACAACAAGTTCCAAGAGATAAGAAGTTTAGAGAGTGTTTCGTGGCTCCAAAGGGCTCCAAGTTTGTTATTGCAGACTTCTCACAAATTGAGCTGAGAATTGCGGCTGAAATAGCAAATGATCCAAAAATGATCCAAGCATATCAAcaa aacGTTGACCTACATTCTCTTACTGCCAGCATACTAAAGA ATAAAAGTATAAATGAAGTTAATAAGGAAGAAAGGCAGTTGGCAAAAGCAGTGAATTTCGGTCTAATATTTGGCATGTCTATAAATGGCTTGAGAATGTACGCAGAAACGGGATATAACTTAAAGCTTACTCAAACTGAAGCGAAAGAGATATATACGTcttttttcaataattttaaagggATCTTAAATTGGCATAATTCTGTAAAG AATAGTAGACCGACAATGGTTAGAACCTTGGGGAATAGGTTATCAGTGTTTGAATCCTTTTCATTTACACGTTCCCTAAACTACCCAGTCCAG gGTACATCGGCAGATATTACTAAGGAGACGATGGCTAGGCTGGTGGATTCCGTTAAGCCACTGAATGCTAAGATAATCATATGCGTGCACGACGAAATAATACTCGAAGTCCCTGAAGATAACGCCGAAAAG GCACTAAAGATGCTAATTGACACCATGGTCAAATCTGGTGAAAAGTACCTCAAAAAGGTTCCCGTAGAGGCCATGGGTTCGATAGGAGACTCATGGGCAGATAAAtcttaa
- a CDS encoding rhomboid family integral membrane protein, putative (Shows weak Pfam hit (5.8e-03) to Rhomboid family protein domain;~5 probable transmembrane helices predicted for TA20965 by TMHMM2.0 at aa 210-232, 292-314, 329-351, 376-398 and 413-435), producing MEDESYASTSVIDMSNVDYIENMFEKLVSRQNRFTKEFENNIEICCTQLNKLKDISNSDTINLLSSLYNSKLTVERLKLLQNDYEPCSVCKTVEHAPLIYKEDLKEKIRKRSTDQSDDYFQFMTRTKSFKNTRFFFDFKGEDQSNDPDKIKKEASNSFHEHKFSDYFVFLINERPSTDTIFFKKFTFNSLKSLGSRALELIMSFFPIFNITNFSNLIIVIQWFLYILRVLVLRNIFKDKDIESESKQFGAFSGQLLRDNLEIHRILTSTFFHNSFAHLVISTMMHLRFSSVFEMLNGILATIFVYLSSSAYGMIGVCWLTPDTLQASGFAGDWGVAGALLSRFFMFPFLVHREYQNITNIVVSYICLFFLKTIGKGSSILVLAHLLSAISGLCMGTMINMRSKTNKISGIKRLLTDFVCSCTLLVVPIFSIFMLFTVK from the exons ATGGAAGATGAATCATACGCTTCAACTTCAGTAATTGACATGAGCAATGTCGATTATATCGAAAACATGTTTGAAAAACTTGTGAGTAGACAGAATAGGTTTACAAAGGAGTTTGAAAACAATATCGAAATTTGCTGTACTCAGCTTAATAAGTTAAAGGATATAAGCAACAGTGATACAATAAATCTCCTAAGCAGTCTTTACAACTCTAAATTAACTGTTGAAAGGCTAAAGTTACTCCAAAATGATTATGAACCGTGTTCAGTTTGTAAAACAGTTGAACACGCGCCTCTCATCTATAAGGAAGACTTAAAAGAAAAGATAAGGAAGAGATCAACTGACCAGTCTGATGACTATTTTCAGTTCATGACCAGGACTAAAAGCTTTAAAAATACACGTTTCTTCTTTGATTTTAAGGGTGAGGACCAGTCAAACGACCCTGACAAAATCAAGAAGGAGGCCAGCAACTCATTTCACGAACATAAATTTTCTGACTActttgtatttttaattaacGAAAGACCTTCTACTGATACAATCTTTTTTAAGAAATTTACATTCAACTCACTTAAATCGTTGGGGTCCCGTGCTTTAGAGTTAATTATGAGTTTCTTCCCTATTTTCAACATAACTAACTTTTCAAACCTTATTATCGTAATTCAATGGTTTCTATATATTCTTAGAGTCCTAGTACTCAGGAATATCTTTAAGGATAAAG aTATTGAGAGTGAAAGTAAACAATTCGGAGCGTTTAGCGGCCAGTTGTTGAGGGACAATTTGGAGATTCACAGGATATTGACATCCACTTTTTTCCACAATTCTTTTGCTCACTTGGTTATTAGTACAATGATGCACTTGAGGTTCAGCTCAGTATTCGAGATGCTGAATGGAATTCTGGCAACAATTTTCGTATATCTTTCAAGCTCGGCTTACGGAATGATTGGAGTCTGCTGGCTGACACCTGACACTTTACAGGCAAGTGGTTTCGCGGGGGATTGGGGAGTTGCAGGGGCTCTACTCAGTAGATTCTTCATGTTCCCCTTTTTAGTTCATAGGGAATACCAAAATATAACAAACATAGTTGTTAGTTACATATGTCTCTTCTTTTTGAAAACAATTGGAAAAGGAAGCTCGATTCTAGTTTTGGCACACCTTCTAAGCGCAATTTCAGGACTCTGTATGGGTACAATGATCAATATGAGGTCAAAAACTAACAAAATTTCCGGAATAAAGAGACTATTAACTGACTTTGTGTGTTCGTGCACATTACTGGTTGTTCCCATATTCTCAATATTCATGCTATTCACGGTTAAATGA